The proteins below are encoded in one region of Halobaculum roseum:
- a CDS encoding acetamidase/formamidase family protein, with protein sequence MPQRRFAVPDAPDPEYELSADEAVHYEWDAAIDPALTVDPGSVIRFDCRDAYDGQVDPPATVEKLLAVDADGHPLTGPVAVEGAEPGDTLAVDLLAFEHRGRGVTAVPPGEREGGLLPEEFRDPHVREWDLDASREGTPVATFVDSDAPDVAVPLAPFPGNLGVAPGDEGPHSTMPPRRVGGNVDVKHLTTGSRLYLPVEAAGALFSIGDCHAAQGDGEVCLTGIEAPMAVTLRLDLVDDHPVDGPQFETDGPFTSAGHDERTYATTGIEPDLMDAAKAAISDMIAHLHDRRGFSRPDAYVLCSAAVDLKINQVVDAPNWTVSAYLPESVLAGPDGDGFGP encoded by the coding sequence GTGCCTCAGCGCCGCTTCGCCGTCCCCGACGCGCCCGACCCGGAGTACGAACTGTCCGCCGACGAGGCCGTCCACTACGAATGGGACGCGGCGATCGATCCTGCCCTCACCGTCGATCCGGGAAGCGTGATCCGCTTCGACTGTCGCGACGCCTACGACGGCCAGGTCGACCCGCCGGCGACCGTCGAGAAACTGCTCGCCGTCGACGCCGACGGTCACCCGCTCACCGGCCCGGTCGCGGTCGAGGGTGCCGAGCCGGGCGACACGCTCGCGGTCGACCTGCTCGCGTTCGAACACCGAGGTCGAGGTGTCACAGCCGTCCCGCCCGGCGAGCGTGAGGGCGGGCTACTCCCCGAGGAGTTCCGAGACCCGCACGTCCGGGAGTGGGATCTCGACGCCTCCCGCGAGGGAACGCCCGTCGCGACGTTCGTCGACTCCGACGCGCCCGACGTGGCGGTGCCGCTGGCGCCGTTCCCGGGGAACCTCGGCGTCGCCCCCGGCGACGAGGGGCCGCACTCGACGATGCCGCCGCGTCGCGTCGGCGGAAACGTGGACGTGAAGCACCTGACCACGGGCTCCCGCCTGTACCTCCCGGTCGAGGCGGCGGGGGCGCTGTTCTCTATCGGCGACTGTCACGCCGCACAGGGCGACGGCGAGGTGTGTCTCACCGGTATCGAGGCGCCGATGGCCGTCACCCTCCGCCTCGATCTCGTCGACGATCACCCCGTCGACGGCCCGCAGTTCGAGACCGACGGCCCGTTCACCTCCGCCGGTCACGACGAACGAACGTATGCGACGACCGGCATCGAGCCCGACCTGATGGACGCGGCGAAGGCGGCGATCAGCGACATGATCGCGCACCTCCACGACCGGCGGGGGTTCTCCCGCCCGGACGCCTACGTGCTGTGTTCGGCGGCGGTCGACCTGAAGATCAATCAGGTCGTCGACGCACCCAACTGGACCGTGTCGGCGTACCTCCCCGAGTCTGTGCTCGCGGGACCCGACGGGGATGGGTTCGGGCCGTAA
- a CDS encoding VIT1/CCC1 transporter family protein gives MSSLRSRFARTIAREDVRAIARRYFVSNGFDGTLTGIGIVVGAVLSGIPSGTVVVRIGLSAAVGLGTSAVWSVWEIERAETRAEILRLEAAMLVDLDDTRIQREQTTTRLVHAAASGLGPLIGILLPLTPFVFEGSTFTMATAGAVSVAIAVCVLGAFGAYMGSISDQRWYVAAARMGLAGIVVAAINLVLPA, from the coding sequence GTGTCGTCGCTTCGATCGCGGTTCGCGCGAACGATCGCGCGTGAGGACGTTCGAGCGATCGCCCGGCGGTACTTCGTCTCCAACGGGTTCGACGGAACCCTGACCGGGATCGGCATCGTCGTCGGCGCCGTCCTGTCCGGGATCCCGAGCGGAACGGTCGTCGTCAGGATCGGCCTGAGTGCCGCCGTCGGACTCGGGACCTCGGCGGTGTGGAGCGTCTGGGAGATCGAACGCGCCGAGACGCGCGCGGAGATCCTCCGGCTGGAGGCGGCGATGCTCGTCGACCTCGACGACACGCGGATCCAGCGCGAACAGACGACCACGCGGCTGGTCCACGCCGCCGCGAGCGGGCTGGGCCCCCTGATCGGGATCCTCCTCCCGCTCACGCCGTTCGTGTTCGAGGGGAGCACGTTCACGATGGCGACCGCCGGTGCGGTCTCCGTCGCGATCGCGGTGTGTGTGCTGGGCGCCTTCGGGGCGTACATGGGCTCTATCTCCGACCAGCGGTGGTACGTCGCCGCCGCACGGATGGGCCTGGCCGGGATCGTCGTCGCGGCGATCAACCTCGTGTTGCCGGCGTGA
- a CDS encoding sugar phosphate isomerase/epimerase family protein, whose translation MTDVRREKDPRFGFQLYSLRDIDDPLDTVIRHVGDAGVEGVEFAGVDAAGVAGEDPDDIRGALDAASVSAAGAHVDLAAIESEPAAVAARCTTLGCDRVVVPWLDPEHFRSAASVRRAAERLSAAADELSDRGLDLHYHNHDQEFVRVDGEYALHRLLALADGVGLEPDLGWAGAAGAEPLTLLSRYADRIDLLHLKDYDAETGTTVPVGDGDIDLSAVADAASGHGIDWVIYEAEGGADTYDTLDAAAQVGADHFSD comes from the coding sequence ATGACGGACGTTCGACGTGAGAAGGACCCCCGATTCGGGTTCCAACTGTACAGCCTCCGGGACATCGACGATCCACTCGACACCGTCATCCGGCACGTCGGCGACGCCGGCGTCGAGGGCGTGGAGTTCGCGGGCGTCGACGCCGCCGGCGTCGCCGGCGAGGACCCCGACGACATCCGGGGGGCGCTGGACGCGGCGAGCGTGTCGGCGGCCGGCGCTCACGTGGACCTGGCGGCGATCGAGTCGGAGCCTGCGGCTGTCGCCGCGAGGTGTACTACCCTCGGCTGCGACCGCGTCGTCGTTCCGTGGCTCGATCCCGAACACTTCCGGTCGGCGGCGTCGGTTCGGCGGGCCGCCGAACGGCTCTCAGCGGCCGCCGACGAGCTGTCGGACCGCGGGCTGGACCTCCACTACCACAACCACGATCAGGAGTTCGTCCGGGTCGACGGCGAGTACGCGTTACATCGCCTGCTGGCGCTCGCCGACGGCGTCGGTCTGGAACCGGATCTCGGATGGGCCGGCGCCGCCGGCGCCGAGCCGCTGACGCTGCTCTCGCGGTACGCCGACCGGATCGACCTCCTTCACCTCAAGGACTACGACGCCGAGACGGGAACGACGGTTCCGGTCGGCGACGGCGACATCGACCTGTCGGCCGTCGCCGACGCGGCCAGCGGCCATGGCATCGACTGGGTGATCTACGAGGCTGAGGGCGGAGCGGACACCTACGACACCCTCGATGCGGCGGCTCAGGTCGGTGCCGACCACTTTTCGGATTGA
- a CDS encoding pyridoxamine 5'-phosphate oxidase family protein: MSAPDAVTMDDDERDEFLGTGGVGVLSLAPDDGADEPPHSVPVSYGYDGRKETFYFRLAVGSDSEKPPLADRAVTFVTYDTVDDRWHSVVASGRLEGTTDDEISTESLAGLDRVGIPLVDAFGRPTADVQFEFHRLVPDSLTGRKESSPEV; the protein is encoded by the coding sequence ATGAGCGCCCCCGACGCGGTAACGATGGACGACGACGAACGCGACGAGTTCCTCGGAACCGGCGGCGTCGGTGTCCTCTCGTTGGCCCCCGACGACGGGGCCGACGAGCCGCCCCACAGCGTGCCCGTCTCGTACGGCTACGACGGCCGCAAGGAGACGTTCTATTTCCGTCTGGCCGTCGGAAGCGACAGCGAGAAACCCCCGCTCGCCGACCGCGCGGTCACGTTCGTCACCTACGACACCGTCGACGACCGGTGGCACAGCGTCGTCGCGTCGGGCCGACTCGAAGGCACCACCGACGACGAGATCTCGACGGAGTCGCTGGCAGGACTCGATCGGGTGGGTATCCCGCTGGTCGACGCGTTCGGCCGGCCGACGGCGGACGTGCAGTTCGAGTTCCACCGGCTCGTCCCCGACAGCCTCACCGGGCGCAAGGAGTCGAGCCCCGAGGTGTGA
- a CDS encoding tetratricopeptide repeat protein — protein sequence MNESLLHYRNKKLESALSSINYAVDKFPNWADAQYLKALIHAEKDEYEKAGDAFQRAMEISPKSERLLENILCTMDRGNPQVAIEAGERLRKMDVADDHLLFHLASAYEANGDYDNAIETADDVLEISREGFSANASKMVQARSLFELEERAASTEICKELIDNHPNTTHEIFAHFIAGRNLYRSHPEKAIDHLDEYLNNQPELDDSNRSLRSLRLKNQSNSSSEKPAFARLYKGIAKLELGNTSEGLDDLRHAGEQNTDIAEYLQKEDFSEYVDSDQVIFNHK from the coding sequence ATAAATGAATCACTTCTACACTACAGAAACAAAAAGTTGGAGTCTGCCCTTTCAAGTATTAACTATGCCGTTGATAAGTTCCCTAATTGGGCTGACGCCCAGTATCTAAAGGCACTCATACATGCTGAGAAAGATGAATATGAAAAGGCAGGTGATGCATTCCAAAGAGCTATGGAAATATCTCCAAAAAGCGAAAGATTGCTAGAAAATATTCTATGTACTATGGATAGAGGAAATCCACAAGTTGCCATCGAAGCAGGTGAGCGGCTTAGAAAAATGGACGTTGCGGACGATCATCTCTTATTCCATTTAGCAAGTGCATATGAAGCAAATGGTGACTATGATAACGCTATTGAAACTGCTGATGACGTTCTGGAGATCTCTAGAGAGGGGTTTTCCGCTAATGCCTCTAAGATGGTGCAAGCTCGGAGCTTATTTGAACTAGAAGAAAGAGCCGCTTCTACTGAAATTTGCAAAGAACTAATCGATAATCATCCCAATACCACACACGAAATCTTCGCTCATTTTATCGCTGGAAGGAACCTTTATCGCTCTCACCCAGAAAAAGCAATTGACCACTTGGATGAATATCTCAATAACCAACCAGAACTTGATGATAGTAATAGATCGTTAAGGAGTCTGCGTTTGAAGAACCAATCTAATTCATCAAGTGAAAAACCTGCATTCGCTAGGCTATATAAAGGAATAGCGAAACTAGAGTTGGGGAATACAAGTGAAGGATTGGACGATCTGAGACATGCAGGAGAACAAAACACAGATATAGCAGAGTACCTACAGAAGGAGGACTTTTCGGAATATGTCGACTCAGACCAAGTGATTTTCAATCATAAATAA
- a CDS encoding DUF211 domain-containing protein, whose protein sequence is MAPVRRVVVDVLKPHAPPLVEFTERVSETAGVDSASSRLIELDRDVQNIEVTVEGEDVDYDAVVETVEGVGATVHSVDEVACGDSPSTDTLAPGSDD, encoded by the coding sequence ATGGCACCAGTTCGCAGGGTCGTCGTCGACGTGTTGAAGCCGCACGCCCCGCCGTTAGTCGAGTTCACCGAGCGGGTAAGCGAGACGGCGGGCGTCGACTCCGCGAGTTCGCGGCTCATCGAACTGGATCGCGACGTGCAGAACATCGAGGTGACCGTCGAGGGGGAGGACGTCGACTACGACGCCGTCGTAGAGACCGTCGAGGGGGTCGGCGCGACGGTCCACTCGGTCGACGAGGTGGCCTGCGGCGACAGCCCCTCGACCGACACGCTCGCGCCGGGGTCGGACGACTGA
- a CDS encoding metal-dependent hydrolase, with translation MMLPTHALAGAAIAVPLAALAPEAAPVVLAAGLLGGIVPDLDLYVGHRRTLHFPVYYSLAAVIAVPSAFILGTVASVALASAIVGAAAHSVADVFGGGLELRPWQATADRAVYDHFNGRWIAPRRWVRYDGAPEDLLLSATLAAGLWSFVAADMRLVVAGTLAVAAVYTVVRRVLPNVVEVVVPALPAGVVSSLPARYREPAPTGSATGADVVRRERDASQSARATRDGR, from the coding sequence ATGATGCTCCCCACCCACGCGCTCGCCGGCGCCGCCATCGCGGTTCCCCTGGCGGCGCTGGCGCCCGAGGCGGCTCCCGTCGTGCTCGCTGCGGGGCTCCTGGGCGGGATCGTGCCGGATCTCGACCTGTACGTCGGTCACCGCCGGACCCTCCATTTCCCCGTGTACTACTCGCTTGCCGCCGTCATCGCGGTGCCGTCGGCGTTCATACTCGGCACAGTCGCGAGCGTCGCGCTGGCGTCCGCGATCGTTGGTGCGGCCGCCCACAGCGTCGCCGACGTGTTCGGGGGCGGGCTCGAACTCCGGCCGTGGCAAGCGACCGCCGACCGGGCGGTGTACGACCACTTCAACGGTCGCTGGATCGCGCCGCGTCGCTGGGTCCGATACGACGGCGCCCCCGAGGACCTCCTGTTGTCGGCGACGCTCGCGGCCGGACTGTGGAGCTTCGTCGCCGCCGATATGCGGCTCGTCGTCGCCGGAACGCTCGCGGTGGCGGCCGTGTACACGGTCGTGAGACGCGTTCTCCCGAACGTCGTCGAGGTGGTCGTCCCCGCGCTCCCGGCAGGGGTCGTCTCCTCGCTCCCCGCGCGCTATCGTGAGCCGGCACCGACCGGTTCGGCGACCGGCGCGGATGTGGTTCGCCGCGAGCGCGACGCGAGCCAGTCCGCCCGTGCAACGCGGGACGGGCGGTAA
- a CDS encoding APC family permease has product MTVPDDPGANGGDAQGAANGSVDDTPGATGAAAPSLRRELGLFEVVVYGVGLILGAGIYAILGAAAGVAGESVPLAFLLAAVVASFTGLSYAELSSRFPRGEGDYVYVREAFDSKRLAEVVAVLRVFVGVVSTAAVAIAFAGYLSGFASVSTAAAALVLVLIASAVNYWGIDLSAKLNIVFTAAEIAGLAVVIWVGTGTWDGVDVFALPSGGLGIVEATFLVFFAYLGFGSIVTVAEETEDPTRTVPRAVVLAIVVTTVLYVMVAFSAVGLVDPTVLGASGSPLALVAEAGGGAAVGSLVGAIALTSTANTVLILLVSTSRLTYGVSKSEYRSFPTVFSRIHPKRRTPHLAIALVAALAVPFVLLDDLVVVAGLANASLLLVFVAVNGALVRLRFEAPEDRDGFTAPLTVGRVSLTAVLGVLTSVGLLVFYLASLA; this is encoded by the coding sequence GTGACCGTCCCCGACGACCCGGGCGCGAACGGCGGCGACGCGCAGGGGGCCGCAAACGGGAGCGTCGACGACACTCCGGGAGCTACCGGCGCGGCTGCGCCGTCGCTCCGTCGGGAGCTCGGGCTGTTCGAGGTCGTCGTCTACGGCGTGGGATTGATCCTCGGCGCGGGGATCTACGCGATCCTGGGTGCGGCCGCGGGCGTCGCCGGCGAGTCCGTGCCGCTGGCGTTCCTGCTGGCGGCGGTCGTTGCCTCCTTTACCGGCCTCAGCTACGCCGAACTCTCGTCGCGGTTCCCGCGCGGCGAGGGCGATTACGTGTACGTCCGCGAGGCGTTCGACAGCAAGCGGCTCGCGGAGGTCGTCGCCGTCCTGCGCGTGTTCGTCGGCGTCGTCTCGACGGCGGCCGTCGCTATCGCCTTCGCGGGGTACCTGTCCGGGTTCGCGAGCGTGTCGACCGCGGCCGCCGCGCTCGTGCTCGTGCTCATCGCCTCCGCGGTGAACTACTGGGGGATCGACCTCTCGGCGAAACTGAACATCGTGTTCACGGCCGCCGAGATCGCCGGCCTGGCGGTCGTGATCTGGGTCGGCACGGGGACGTGGGACGGGGTCGACGTGTTCGCGCTCCCCTCCGGCGGGCTCGGGATCGTCGAGGCGACGTTCCTCGTCTTCTTCGCGTACCTGGGGTTCGGCTCGATCGTGACCGTCGCCGAGGAGACGGAGGACCCGACGCGGACAGTCCCCCGGGCGGTCGTGCTCGCCATCGTCGTCACGACCGTCCTGTACGTCATGGTCGCGTTCTCGGCCGTCGGACTGGTCGACCCGACGGTCCTCGGCGCGTCGGGATCGCCGCTGGCGCTCGTCGCCGAGGCGGGCGGCGGCGCCGCCGTGGGCAGCCTCGTCGGCGCCATCGCGCTCACCTCGACGGCCAACACCGTGCTCATCCTGTTGGTGTCGACCTCGCGGCTGACCTACGGCGTCTCGAAATCGGAGTACCGATCGTTCCCGACGGTCTTCTCGCGGATCCACCCGAAGCGGCGGACGCCCCATCTCGCGATCGCGCTCGTCGCCGCGCTCGCCGTTCCGTTCGTACTCCTGGACGATCTCGTCGTCGTCGCCGGCCTCGCGAACGCCTCGCTGTTGCTCGTGTTCGTCGCCGTCAACGGGGCGCTCGTGCGCCTGCGCTTCGAGGCTCCCGAGGACCGCGACGGCTTCACCGCGCCGCTGACCGTCGGGCGCGTCTCGCTGACGGCCGTGTTGGGCGTGCTCACATCGGTGGGACTGCTCGTGTTCTATCTCGCGTCCCTCGCGTAA
- the gfo6 gene encoding D-xylose 1-dehydrogenase Gfo6, which produces MDTRLGEYVDEFTRRDWQTLDPDAVDEPVRIALVGLGWFSREWALPGIERSAFTEATVVTDIDADAVDEVASGTDLTGVTPEAFRTGEVAGEYDAVYVATPNATHLEYVEAAAEQGKAVLCEKPMEVSAERAERLVETCADAGVPLMVGYRMQTDPVVRRLRDLLDAGFVGDPVHVHATMSQTMLGELTGDPDQWRLDPDLSGGCALMDIGIYPLNTTRFVLDSDPVAVSGTTRTEHEAFAGVDEHADFRLEFPDGVAAMCTVSQNAAHASRLEITGTEGRLILDPAFYEREERELAVERGGVRMDVEVDPVHQVEEEFAYFGHHLLTETPIYPDGRHALVDSRALEAVYESAETGEVVRLAE; this is translated from the coding sequence ATGGACACGCGACTCGGCGAGTACGTCGACGAGTTCACCCGCCGCGACTGGCAGACGCTCGACCCGGACGCCGTCGACGAGCCGGTCCGCATTGCGCTGGTCGGGCTCGGCTGGTTCTCGCGCGAGTGGGCGCTCCCGGGCATCGAGCGCTCGGCGTTCACCGAAGCGACCGTCGTCACCGACATCGACGCCGACGCCGTCGACGAGGTCGCGTCCGGGACCGACCTGACCGGCGTCACGCCCGAGGCGTTCCGCACGGGCGAGGTCGCCGGCGAGTACGACGCGGTGTACGTCGCGACGCCGAACGCGACGCACCTCGAGTACGTGGAGGCCGCGGCCGAGCAGGGGAAGGCGGTACTGTGTGAGAAACCGATGGAGGTGTCGGCCGAGCGCGCCGAGCGACTCGTCGAGACCTGTGCGGACGCCGGCGTCCCCCTGATGGTCGGCTACCGGATGCAAACCGACCCCGTTGTCAGACGACTGCGGGACCTCCTCGACGCGGGCTTCGTCGGCGACCCCGTCCACGTCCACGCGACGATGTCGCAGACGATGCTCGGCGAGCTCACCGGCGATCCCGACCAGTGGCGTCTGGACCCCGACCTCTCGGGCGGCTGCGCGCTCATGGACATCGGGATCTACCCGCTCAACACAACCCGGTTCGTCCTCGACAGCGATCCGGTCGCCGTCTCGGGTACCACCCGCACGGAGCACGAGGCGTTCGCCGGCGTCGACGAACACGCGGACTTCCGGCTGGAGTTCCCCGACGGCGTCGCGGCGATGTGCACCGTCAGCCAGAACGCCGCCCACGCGAGCCGGCTGGAGATCACCGGGACCGAGGGGCGGCTGATCCTCGACCCGGCGTTCTACGAGCGCGAGGAGCGCGAACTGGCGGTCGAACGCGGCGGCGTCAGGATGGACGTGGAGGTCGACCCGGTCCACCAGGTCGAGGAGGAGTTCGCCTACTTCGGCCACCACCTGCTGACGGAGACGCCGATTTATCCCGACGGTCGACATGCCCTGGTGGACTCCCGGGCGCTGGAGGCGGTCTACGAGTCGGCCGAGACGGGGGAAGTCGTTCGACTCGCGGAGTAG
- a CDS encoding DMT family transporter, whose protein sequence is MTRYRSLGLFLVLAAVWGSAFMAIKAGLAYFPPVLFAAIRYDIAGVVMLAYALYATDVPLPRDRAEWTEVAIGAVLLIAAYHALLFIGQTDPTVTSAAAAVVVSLSPVLTTGFARGLLPNERLTAVGVVGMVLGLVGVAVLSELDPSNLLAGGTVPKLLILGAAAAFALGSVLTRRVDSDLPIATMEAWSMIAGAVIMHVVSLALGESAGRIVLNGESIAALAYLSLAASAIGFLIYFELLDRLGPIEINLVSYVAPIFAALAGWAFLQEVPSVATAGGFLLIFSGFVLLKRRAIRAEITAWTGTDARTAD, encoded by the coding sequence GTGACACGGTATCGAAGCCTCGGGCTGTTCCTCGTGTTGGCGGCCGTCTGGGGCTCGGCGTTCATGGCGATCAAGGCTGGATTGGCGTACTTCCCGCCGGTGCTGTTCGCGGCGATCCGCTACGACATCGCCGGCGTCGTGATGCTGGCGTACGCCCTGTACGCGACGGACGTGCCGTTGCCCCGGGACCGTGCGGAGTGGACCGAGGTCGCGATCGGTGCGGTGTTGCTCATCGCGGCGTATCACGCGCTGTTGTTCATCGGGCAGACCGACCCGACCGTGACCAGCGCGGCCGCAGCGGTCGTCGTGAGCCTCAGCCCGGTGCTCACGACCGGCTTCGCCCGTGGACTGCTTCCCAACGAGCGGCTGACTGCCGTCGGTGTCGTCGGCATGGTCCTCGGACTCGTCGGCGTCGCGGTGCTCTCGGAACTCGACCCCTCGAACCTGCTCGCGGGCGGCACGGTTCCGAAGCTACTCATCCTCGGCGCCGCCGCCGCGTTCGCGCTCGGCAGCGTCCTCACGCGGCGCGTCGACTCCGATCTCCCGATCGCGACGATGGAGGCGTGGTCGATGATCGCCGGCGCGGTGATCATGCACGTCGTCTCGCTCGCGCTCGGGGAGTCGGCCGGACGTATCGTCCTCAACGGGGAGTCGATCGCCGCGCTCGCGTACCTCTCGCTGGCCGCCAGCGCGATCGGCTTCCTCATCTATTTCGAGCTACTCGATCGCCTCGGCCCCATCGAGATCAACCTCGTCAGCTACGTCGCGCCGATATTCGCGGCCCTGGCGGGATGGGCGTTCCTCCAGGAGGTGCCATCGGTCGCGACGGCGGGCGGGTTCCTCCTCATCTTCTCGGGGTTCGTCCTGCTGAAGCGACGCGCGATCCGCGCCGAGATCACGGCATGGACCGGCACCGACGCGAGGACCGCGGACTGA